CCCGACCTCAAGGCCGACGTGGACGTCCTGGACCGCGATGTCCACGACGTTCGTGATCAAGCGGACATCGGGCTCGTCGGCCAGCTCGACTATCGCGACGACGTAGGGCGGTTCGAAGCCGGGAATCCAGGGCTGACGGTTGATGGTGTAGGCGGCCACCGTGGCGCGGCCGGAGACCTTCTCCGGGGCGACGTCGAAGCTTCGGCAGCGCCAACAGACCGGTCCGGGCGGGTGGTAGAAGTGTCCGCAGCCGTGGCAGCGGAAGATCCGCAACTCGCCGTCGCGCCCGCCGGTCCAAAACGGGGTTGATTCGGCCGTTGGAGTTGGGGCCAAACGCAATCGGGGCCGCCGATACGGCGAGCCGACGGTCGCGGGGTCAGTCACGGTGACTCCGCGTGGTGATTCTGTGGTCGGACATGATCTGTGGCCCTCCGGTTGATCGGGGTGGTGAAGGTGCGGTGTCACACCGTGGTGAAGTAGACGACGATTCCCAGCAGGACGATGCCGAGCAGGCAGCCGCCGACGAGACAGATCGTCTCTGTGCGCAATTCACGTCGCGACGACGGGGGCAGGAAGGTCATGGTTCCTCGTTTCGCAGCATCGGACGGTGGTCAGGGAACATAGATGCTGTCGTTGCCGGTGATGATCCGCATCAGCACCAGCGGTGCGACGAGCATGACGAAGAAGCTGACCTGGAACACGACGAACCAGGACGCGAAACGGGCAAGTTCGAACTTCCAGCGCGGGATGGTGACCTCGTAGTCCAGTAGGTCGTCGTATTCCTGCTGCTTACTGCGGCGCTGAGCAGCCGGCGCCAACGTCGCCGTAGCGGCGTGGGCGGAGCTCAGCGCCATGTGACCCGTGCCGGTCTGCGCCGGTGTGGGTTTGGGCCGGGTGAATCGCTCGAGGCGAAAGAAGCGCTCGAAGTGATTGAGCCCGCGCACTGGTGGCTTGCCGGCCCAGTAGGCGATCAGATTGGGCCAGAAGCACATCAGGCCGATGGTCCACAGCAGCGTGATCTGCCCTCCGTTGGCGAATCGGAGCACCGGCCCCATCCCGGGGTCGTAAGTCCACCATCCCATCTTCGCGGCGATGCCTTCCACGAAGAAGTCCCACGCGTAGTTGACAGGGATCGCAAGCACGAGAATCGCTTTGAGCATGCTCCAGCCGAACGTTTTGGCCAGCAACTGGCCCAGCCACAGCACCACCAACGCGTGCACGGTCCAATACACCGCGTAAGCGAACGGCATGAACAGCGGATCGTGGGGGGTTTTCAGCGGAAGCCAGCCCAGCAGGTGGTGCGTTCGGAAGGTGGGGCTGTACACCAGTTCCTGACCCCAGTCGCCGATCGTCTCCATCCAGTACACCAGCATGCTGTTGATCAGGAACAGAAATCCCCAGGTGAGCCGGCGCCGGCGGACGGAGTCAACCACTGCCAGGACAATGATCAGACCGCCGACGATGGGCATCACCCAGTTGAAGAACCACGTGCCCGCTGGGGCGACGAGCGCTGGCGGCGTTGGAGTTTCGGCTAAGGCCACACGACCTCCCGCCTTCGGTCCATCACGGTCGAGATAGATAACTTAGTTGACGTTATCAGCGGCATCCCCGGTGGGGAAAGCGCCGCGGCGTGCATCGACGTTCCCGGCTACCGCCGGCCCGACATCGGCCGAGCACCGGCTAGGCCGACAGGACCGCCTCCCGGACCGGCACCCGGGGGAAGTTGAGCATCCGGCGGGCATTCTCCTCGACGATCAGTGCACATTCGTCGTCGGGAACCTCGGCGAGTACCTCGGCGGCACGCTTGCGCGAGTTCGGCCAGGTGGAGTCCGAATGCGGGAAGTCGATCTCCAGGGTGATGCGGTCGACGCCGATCGCGTGCCGGTTCTTCAACCCGTGCTCATCATCGATGAAGCAGCCCCAGAAGTGCTTGCGGAACAGGTCCGAAGGGCGGGTGTCGAAGTCGATCGGCTGGTAGTAGCGGTGGCGCTCCCACACGTAGTCCGTGCGCTCGAGGATGTAGGGCACCCAGCCGATGCCACCTTCGGCGAGCGAGAACTGTAGGTCCGGGAACTGCTGCAGCTTGCCGGAGAACAGCAGGTCGACGGTCGTCCACATCAGGTTGGTGGCGAACAGCGTGATGGCGACGGCGAACGGCGCGTCGGGCATCTGCATCTGGCCCGCTATCGGTTTCATCGAGGAGAACGAGAAGCCGGGGACGTAGGACCCGGAGCCGAAGTGCAGCGACACCGGCATCTTCGCATCGGAGCACACGCGCCACAGGTCGTCCCAGTGGTCGGAGTGGAACGACGGCAGGCCCAGCGGCACCGGACTGTCGGGGAAGGACACCGTGCGTGCGCCCTTGGCGGCCACCCGCTGCGCCTCGGCGACCGAGGCGGCGGCATCCCATACCGGCAGGATCGCGAGCGGGATGTAGCGCTCGGGTGCCGTCGCACACCATTCGTCGATATAGAAGTCGTTCCAGGCCTGAACGCAGAGCAACGCCAACTCCTTGTCCTCGGCGCGGATGAATGTGCCCCCGCCGAAGCCGGGGAACGACGGGAAGCACAGCGCGGCCTGCACGCCGTCGAGATCCATGTCGGCGATCCGCGCGACGGGGTCGTAACAGCCCGGGATCATGTCCTCATAGCGGACCGGATCGATGCCCCACTCCTCCCGCGGCTTGCCGGCCACGGCATTGAGCCCGATGGTCGGGAAGACCTGACCGTCGTAGGACCACAGGTGCTGGCCGTTTTGCTCGATGATCCGCGGGCCGGCCTCGCGAAACTTCTGCGGCAGCCGGTCCTGCCACACCCGGGGATGTTCGACGAGGTGGTCGTCGACCGAAACGATCTGGTGATTGTCCTGTAGCGGCATCGGTGCCTCCGAATTCTGACGCACCGTCTTGATTTCTGACGGTTCATCTCACACCGTATATGATGCAAACCACACCCGTAAAGAGCTGAGAGGCAGAACATGTCCGGGATGCAGGAGAGGTCGTCGCCCGACGGTGGCGCCCGCGAAAAGATCGACGAAGACGACCACGACCTGCTCACGTTCGGGGAGGCCGGCGAACGACTGCGGGCGGAGATCGCAGCGACCGCCGCTCGCGTGGCTGAACTGCAGCGCCTCGGTGACCGCGACGCGTTGGCCACGGCGACGGCGAGGCTGACCGCATTGCGCGCGGCGGCCAAGCGCAATGCGGCTGACCCGATCAACGATGCCAACTTCGAGTCGTTCTTCGGTTATCCCGGCAAAGCCAAGCGCACCGTGCCGCGGCCGCCGGCCAGTGGCTGAATGGCCCATCGTCGCCTCCCTTAGGCGATGATGGGACTGCGATGAAAAGTCCGCAGCGGGTGCGCCGCCCGGGGTACGCGCCGACCAACCCCGCGGTCGGCCGCCGGGGTATGCACACCCGCGAGCAGATCGTAGCCCGCGCGGGACAGCTGTTCGTCGAACACGGCTACCACGGCACCTCGATCGATGCGATCGCCAAAGCCGTCGGCGGGTCGCGCGCCACGATCTATCAGTACTTCGAAAGCAAGGACGACATCTTCCGGGAACTGGTGCGCCAGTGCGAACCGGCGGTGCTCGAGCACGCCGCCCGGCTGGGGCGACTGAGCCCCGATGCCGCCGGTATGCGCAGCCTGCACCGGTGGCTGACCGAGTGGGCGCAGCTGTACGACAAGTACGCGATGGTGTTCCTGGAGTTCCCCGGCATCGGCGCGATCGAAGGCCTGCCCCAGACCGAGGCGGGCGCGGTGTCGGGGCAATACGCCGACCTGATCACCGGCAAGCTGCGCGACGCGGGGATCAGCGGCATCGAGCCTGCCGATGCTGCTGCCGCGCTGCTGCGCATCGCGCACATGGTCAACCTGTACCGGTTTCGCCGGATGTTCGGCCTATCCTCGGCCGCCCGCACCACGGACTCGCTGACCGTCGCGATGCAGTTGCTGCTCTTCCCCGAGACACCCGCCTGCGACATTGCCGAGGTGAGCTCGGCGCCGACAGGCGTCGCTGTCGGGTGCGGTGAGCGGTCGACACCGGCGGCTGCGGTGCCCGACGAGCCTGATCCGTTCAGTGTTTCGCCGATCCGTCAGGATGTGCTCTCGGCGAGTTCGGTGTTGTTCAACGAGCGCGGCTACTACTCGGTGGCGATGGAGGACATCGCCGCGGCGGCCTCGGTCAGCCGCGCGACGTTGTATCGGCATTTCAGCACCAAGGTCAAGATCCTCGAGGAGCTCACCGGCTGGGCGGTTCTGGAAGGCGGGCACCTGTCGGCGGAACTCTACGAACTGGACCGGACCGGCATCGACGTCGACGGGCTGCATTCCTGGCTGGGCCACTATGTACGTTTCCATCGCAGCTACAGCGGCGTCATCCGCGCCTGGTACGACGGGACCTTGGCCCAGCAGCTCGCCGGTGACGCGGTGGTCCGAGGCATGGGCAGCTTCCATGTTGCGGTCACCGCGCTGCTGGACGGCGTACGGTTACCGCCCGGCGTTGACCGGCTGGTCGCTGCCGCCGTGTTCTTGTCGGTGCTGGGCCGGATGACGGAGCTGTCGATCTCGCAGCGGCGCAACGTCAGCGACTACGACACGGCCGGCCTGATGTTGCTTGTGCTGCAACGCGCGCTGTTGGGTGACCTTGAGCCCGCGGGCCGCACCCCTCACCCCGGTCCACGTCGTAGCCATTGACTGAGGTTCTCCAGTGCCTCGGTTGCCGCTGATACCGTTTGTTCGACCTCGCGGGCATGGGAGAGGAATTCACCGCCTACCCCGCCCCTGGCCTCCAGCGCTGGAATGATGAACTGCCGGAAGCGTTTACGCACAGGGGCTTCGGAGCGGTCGGCCTCCTCGGCGGCCAGGTAGGTCTGCTCGACGAGGAAATCGATCAGGTCATCAAGCCCGACATCGGTGCGGATCTCGCCGCGCCGCTGGCCCTCCTCGAGCACGGGGCCCATCACCCGCACTGCCGACTCGTGCACGCGCGGGTGGTGGACCGATGCCGAGTGGCGGGCGATCAGGGCGACGATGGCCGGATCGGTGGGCAGCTCGCGGGCGGTGTAGATCAACGCCGCCTCGACCTTGGCGAACGCCCCGTTCTTGGTGCGCACCAGGTGATCCACGGCCTGGATGTGACGCTCGGCGCGCAGCAGTGCCACTTGGATCAGCAGCTCGGAGACGCTGCCCAGCTGCCGGAAGGCGGTGGCCCTGGACACGCCGGCCCGCTGTGCGACGGCTTCCATGCGCAGCCCGTCGACGCCGTGCTCGTCGACTTCGACGTCGGCGGCCCGGACGAGCCGCACCCGAACCGAGCCGTCGTCGCTGCGCTCGGCCTGTGCTGCGGTCATGTGATCGCGCCGGCGACCTTCAACTCGATGAGCGTGTCATCGTCGAGGCCAAGTTCGCGGAGCACATCGTCAGTGTGCTCGGCAAACTGCGGCGCCCGGGTCAGCGACAGCGCCGCGTCGTCGAACCTCACCGGATTGGCGACCAGTTTCTGCGGCTGCCCGTCGGCGTCGACGATGTCGACGATGCGTCCGTTGGCGATCAGCGCCTCGTCGTTGCCGACATCCCAGCCATCCTGCACCGCGGCCCAGGCGCCGGTCCCCTGCTTGAGCCGCCGCACACACTCGTCGAAGGTTCGCGACCCGATCGCGTGGGCGACGATATCGCAGGCCGCCTCGGCGTTTTCGGCCAATGATTCCAGCGAGCTGAACCGTTGGTCGTTGGCGTATTCGCCGCAGCCCATTAGCTCGCAGAATTCGGGCCAGTACCGCGTCGGCTGCAGCATCGACAGCTGAATGAACCGCCCGTCACCGGTGCGGTAGTTGCCCGTTAACGGGTTTCCGGGAGCCTGGGTTCTGGTGTCGATCTTGGGGAGATGCCCACCGCTGAGCAAGGCCAGGTTCACGCTGAACTGAGTCGCCCAGGCACCCACCGCCAGCAGCGACACATCGAGCACCGATGGCTGCCCGGTGACCCGCCTGCCGTATAGCGCGGCCGCGACCCCGCCGGCGATGGCCAGTCCGCCGATGTTGTCGCCGTAGGCACCCGACGGCATGAAGGCGATCCTGTCGGCATCGGCGGGCGTCACGCCGTTGGCACTGCCGCCGCGCGCCCAGTACGCCGTCGCGTCGTAGGCACCGGTATCGCGATCGGGCCCGTCCAAGCCGTATCCACTGCCCACGACATAGATAATGTCGGGATTGATCTTGCGGACGTCCTCGACGTCGATGCGCAGCTTGGCCCGGACACTGGGCAGATAGTTGGTCAGGAACACATCGCTTCGGCGGATCAGCTCCTCGAGGATGGGCCGCGCCTCGGCGGTGGTCAGTCCCAGGCCGACGCTGCGCTTACCGCGGTTGGGTGCCTCCATGATGGGTGCGAACGACGATCCGGGGGCGGTCACCGCGCGACCGAGGACCTTGACCAGTCCGCGCTGAGCGTCGCCGGTGACGGGGTTTTCGACTTTGATGACGTCAGCACCCCAGTCGGCCAGGACGGCGCCCGCGGAGGGGACGAAAGTGAACTGAGCGACTTCCAGGACGCGGACGCCGTCGAGCGGGCGCTGCATCAGCGCCCCCAGACCAGCGGCAGCGTTTCGATCCCCAACTGGCCGCCCGTTTCGGTCAAGTCGGCCCCAGCGGCGAGCCGGTAGTCGGGGATCCGTTTGTGCCACTCCTCCAGGGCGATCTTGAGTTCGCGGCGGGCCAGATGCGAGCCCAGGCAGCGGTGCGGTCCGGCGCCGAATCCGATGTGGTTGTTCGGCTTTCGGGTGATGTCGACAGTCGAGGCGTTCGGGAACGCAGCGTCGTCGCGGGTGGCGGCATTCAGCGGGATGCACACCATGTCACCGGCTTTCATCGGACATCCCTGTATCTCAACGTCTTTCATGACCTTGCGGGCCGGGATCACGATGGCGTAGGCACGCAGGAACTCTTCGACCGCGGTCGGGATCATGGCGGGATCCGCGACGATCCTGGCGCGGTCGTTGTCGTGGCCGGCCAGGTGCCAGAACGTCCAGCCTAGCGTCACCGATACGGTGTCGAGCCCGGCCATGAACATCAGCAGGCAGAACGACAGCAGGTCGGCGTCGGTGACCGGCTGGCCGTCGATCTGGTAGTCCAGGGCCTTGCTGACGATGTCGTCGCGCGGCTGCTCGCGGCGCTCGGCGATGAGAGTAAAAAATCGACCCATCACCGCCATCATCGCTTCGAGTTGCTTCTGCTGACGTTCTTCGTCGCTGCCACCGGCGTGCAGGATGTCGTGTTCCCACGCCATGAACTGGTCGAGCTCGTCGACGGGCAACCCCATCATTTCCAGGAAGATCGTGGTCGGGAACCGTTGGGCGAATTCGGCCATGAAGTCGCAGCTGCCGCGCTCGGCGATCCCGTCGATCAATTCGACGGTGCGCTGGCGGATCTTGCCGTCGAGGCGTTCGACTGCTCCCGGCGCGAACAACGGCGCGAGTTGGTGGCGCCATTGCTTGTGTTCATCGCCGTCGAGCATTTCCGGGATCCACTTGTACGGCGGATTCGGTTCGTAGGCAACGACGACGCTGTTGGAGAAGGTCTCCGGGTCCTGCATGACCTGCAGGATTCCCTGGTAGTTGACCATGGTCCAGAATCCGGGCCCGAACTCGTTGCGGAACCACGGAAATCGTGACCGCAACTCGTCATAGGTGTTCAGCCATGTCCCGGCCGGCTTGGTCTCGGTGTAATCGAAGTTCAGCGTCGGACACTGCTCGGCGGGTCGCTGGACCGTTGTCACGACAATCCCCTCTCTGCGATAGTCATTGACATTAGTCGCATTGATGCGACTATAAGCCGTTACAGTATCAGCAATGGTGCGCTGGTGTCGAGATCCAGATCACATCGACCCCTAGGCTGTGGCGACCCCGACACCGCCACCGTGCCCACAACGACCCACCGATACCAGGATGGCCTGCGAGCACCAGTCGTCAACCGCCCCAGTGGGGTTCATCCGATCGGTCGGCCGCGCGGCTGCGGGAACTGGCGACCAGATCTCGTCCATACCCTCGGGGGCGCCGGCTGTGGCCTCGTGGTAGGTGGAGTCAGTCGCCGAGGAGGCAGGACAGCGTCTGGATGTCGGCGCGGAAGTCGGTCAGGCTCCTGCTGGCCGGCTCGAGGGTGATCCATGTGACCCCGGCGGCGGCGTAGGCCGACAGTTTGGCCTGCACTGCCGAGCAGAACGCGTCGCATCCCTGCGCAAGCAGAGCGGCCTCAAACGGCATGAACGCCACATCGGCGGCCCCGCGGCCGCGTTCGGCGCGCCGTGCGTTCACCTCGGCGATCCAGTCGGCCAGCACATCGATCTGTTCGAGCGCGCGGGCGCGGGTGATCTCAGCGAACTCCCCTGAGGCAGCCATCGGAATCCAGCCGTCGGCGACCTCGACCACCCGCCGGCGCGCAGCCCCGCCGTTACCTCCGATCCAGACCGGGGGTCCGCCCGGTGTGCGGGGTAACGGGAGAGCGACATGATTGGCCACGCCGAACTCCCCTCCCAGGTGCTCTTGGCCGTCCCAGGTGCGTTTCCAGGCCTCGATCGCCTCGTCCATCAGCTGGCCACGACGGGAGAATTCCGCTCCGAGCGCGTCGAATTCGCTCTTGAGGTATCCCGCAGCCGTGCCGAGGGTGAATCGACCGCCGGAGAGCACGTCCAGGCTGGCCGCGGCCTTGGCGGCCAGGTACGGATTGCGGTAGCCAGCGACCATCACAAAGGTGATGACGCGCAGTGTTCGGGTGGCCGCCGCGGCGAAGCTCAGTGAGACGAACGGGTCGAAGGCGTGGTGGCCCCCGTGGGCGAGCCAGTCCTTGTCCGGGTATGGATGCTCGCTCATGGAAAACCCGTGGAATCCCGCGTCCTCGACCAGTTTGGCGATCTCACCGATACTTGCGCCTTCCGACCAGCGGTCCCAGCGCTTGACCGCCCGCATGGGGAACAGCAGGTTGAACTTCAACGTCATCGTTTCCTCACCGCCGCCATGGCCGCGCCGGGGTTGGGTATCGACATCGGCCGGCGCCCCGACGTTCCCGGCAGCGACCGGGACGCATTGGATATAGTCAACCATATAGCTATTTTGGACAACATCGGATTGGGAGTTCCCGTGATCGCGGACAACACCGCCCAGCCCAACCCCGGGACTGACTTGTCGCCCTCGGCTGCATCGCCGGTTATCACCGACTTCCTAAGCCGCCACCATCGCGCGTTTCTGTTCTGCCGGGACTCCGCAGGCGAACCCACGGGGTATGCGATGCGCACCGTCGCCTACCAGGGCGGTGATCTGCTCTTCGCCACGTACACGAAAAGCACCAAAGTCAGAAACATCCGCGCCCGGCCCGGGGTCGCCTGCCTCGTGCAGTCGGGGCCCGAGCAGAACGCGTCGTGGGTGTCGGTTCGTGGGCATGCCGAGATCTTTCTACCGGCGCGCGACGAAGTCGACGCCCTGATGTCCTCCGCTTCTTCCGATGCGCGAGTGCCCGACGCGGTGGTGGCGACGGTGAGGGACCGGCTGATCAGCGGGAAGCGCTGCATCATTCGGGTCGCTGTCGACGAGATTGTCGCGAGCAATCTGGCGGCGGCGCCTGGATCGAGCAGCGACCATGCAACGCAATGAGATTCGACGTGGACCGATGGCCATGTCGCCCCGCGAGCTCGACGCGTTCCTCGAGGGCCGGCCGACCGGGGCGATCTGCTTCGACGAAGACAGTGGGGCGTTGGTGGCGCTGCCAGCTGCGGTGGTCGGCGGGTCCGTCCGGCAGGGCGAACTGCACATGTGCGTGGCCGGGACCGTTTGCATCAGCAGGGATTTGCCCGCTTGCCTGGTCGCAGACAGTTTTACGAGCTACACCGCGATCCGGGGCATCATCGCTCAGGGCGCTGTGTCGAGCGCGACAGCCGGCGTGCACTCCGACATACTGGTCTGGCTGCGGCTCAATCGAGTTCGCACCTTCTCCTTCGCCGATGCCGTCTGAACATGCGATCACAGTTGCGGTCAGCCAGGCCCGGCTCGCACCGAAACGAACACCATCACCTCATCGCCGTCGCGGCGCCTTCTTGTTGACCCGGGAGTCGGTCTGGCCCTCGCCGGCGTTGCCGATGTGGGTGTAGTACAGACCGTGGCGCTGCGCGAGGCTGGGCGGCAGGTCCCGCGCCTCCCACATCGCCCGCACCGTGCCCTGGATGGTCTGGGGTCGCCGCGTGGCGATCTCGGCCGCCAATTCGGCAGCGCGGCTTCGTAATTGGTCGTCGGACACGACCTCGGTCACCAGACCGATCCGCAGCGCGGTCTGGGCGGCGATCCGCTCCTCACTGCCGAGCAGCGCCCACCGCATCACGTCGCCGTAGGGTAGGCCGAGCGCGAGCATGCCCATGGGCTCCAGCGCGGAGACGACACCGGCGTTGGCATGGGGATCGAAGAACTCGGTCGACTGCGCGCAGATGGCGAAGTCACACTCGTTGACGAAATACATTGCGCCACCAGCGACCATACCGTGCAGGGCGCCGATCACGGGCTTCCACACCTTGTATGCCTTGGGCCCGAGCATGGTGCCCGGGTCCTCTTGGTTGAAGATCGGCTTGTGATACCACCACGGGCCCTTGGACACGTCGATGCCGGTGCAGAACGCGCGATCGCCGTTGGCGCGCAGCACAGCAACGCGGATGTCGTCGTCATCGCGCACGGTGGCCCACACCGCCGCCATCTCGGTGGCCATCTGCTCGTTGAAGCTATTGAGTTGACCTGGTCGGTTGAGCGTGACGGTCGCGACGTAGTCGGCCACGTCGAACTCGATGGTCTCCAGCGCGCCCAGATCTGTCATTGGTCGTCCTTGGTCATCGGGCCGACGCCGCCTGACGGCAGCTACGCCGGCGTATCAGGGTTTACTTGCCCGGTCTCGGGCCGCGACGAAACGCCCGCACACGGTGACGGAAATCCTCGGTCTGCGTCAATGCCTGCTGCCCTTGCGCTTCCAGTACCTGGGCGCCTGTCAGGTCGGGCAGTGTCGCGCTCGTCAGTGCGCGTTTGGTCCATCCGTATGACGCTGTCGGTCCGGCCGCCAGGGCCTGCAGCACCGACTCCACTTCGTCGTCGAATGCCACGTCGTCGACAACGTGACTGATCATGCCCCAGTCGAACGCGTCGGTGGCCGGAATCTTTTCGGCCAGCAGGGCCATCCGGGCGGCGCGCGCCCGCCCGATCGCGGCGGGCAGTAACGCAGACGCCCCACCGTCGGGCATCAGCCCGACCTTGGTGAAAGACAGTTGGAAGAAGGCCGAGCGCGCCGCTATCACCAAGTCGCAGGACAAGGCCAGCGAACACCCGAAACCTGCCGCTGCGCCGCGCACCCCGGCCACCACCGGCTTCGGTAGCTGCGTGATCGCCTGGACCACCTCGTTTGCCGCGATCACCGCGCCCTCGGTGTCGACCCCGCTCAGGTCGCCGCCGGCGCAGAACGCCTGGCCGGCACCGCTGAGCGCGACGACGCGCACCGCATCAGTGCTCGCCGTCGCGATCGCCCCGGCCAGCTCCCGCAGCATCGACGTGTTCACCGCGTTGCGCTTGACCGGCCGGTCCAGCACGATGCGCAGGACCGAGGCGTCGGTGTGCGTAGTAACGCCGTTCATCGCTGCTGTTCGGCCGAAGGTGGTCTCATGCCGGCGGTTACTCCCCGTGCAGTCGGCGCATCTCCTCACCGACCTTGCCCGACATCCGCGACACCACCTGCGCGCCGCGGCGCCGCAGATCCTCGTCGGGCACCGGCAATACCACCGCACCAGTCT
This genomic interval from Mycobacterium sp. SMC-2 contains the following:
- a CDS encoding enoyl-CoA hydratase-related protein, translated to MNGVTTHTDASVLRIVLDRPVKRNAVNTSMLRELAGAIATASTDAVRVVALSGAGQAFCAGGDLSGVDTEGAVIAANEVVQAITQLPKPVVAGVRGAAAGFGCSLALSCDLVIAARSAFFQLSFTKVGLMPDGGASALLPAAIGRARAARMALLAEKIPATDAFDWGMISHVVDDVAFDDEVESVLQALAAGPTASYGWTKRALTSATLPDLTGAQVLEAQGQQALTQTEDFRHRVRAFRRGPRPGK